Proteins co-encoded in one Arachis hypogaea cultivar Tifrunner chromosome 13, arahy.Tifrunner.gnm2.J5K5, whole genome shotgun sequence genomic window:
- the LOC112736789 gene encoding RHOMBOID-like protein 13, protein MGKPLFYEILEKPATSCIIGICSAIWFYIRKKNIGYSHVGLSYETVIEGHYWRIITSAFSHIRVIHLVFNMIELWFLGGAVEELGHLGLGVEYYLQYTLVLVVLSGLLVLGMYHILIQRFKLEYFRRIPAVGYSCVVFGWLTILAVKQPSSKLDIFRFFLLPISFAPFESLVFTSIIDPRAGFLGHLSGIVIGYAIASGLIHGMNNYWALSLLGWIILVFILSLKTSGAVDFNFLEIESVTDPSLSSVRFLGSDKNHYLNYHL, encoded by the coding sequence ATGGGGAAGCCTTTGTTCTATGAGATCTTGGAGAAGCCAGCAACTAGTTGCATCATAGGAATATGCAGTGCTATTTGGTTCTACATACGGAAGAAGAATATTGGATACTCACATGTTGGTCTGAGCTATGAGACTGTCATTGAAGGGCATTATTGGAGGATCATCACCTCTGCATTCTCCCATATAAGGGTTATTCATCTTGTTTTTAACATGATTGAACTTTGGTTTCTTGGGGGGGCGGTAGAGGAATTAGGGCACTTGGGTCTTGGTGTTGAATACTATTTGCAATACACACTTGTATTGGTTGTTTTATCAGGGTTGCTGGTTCTTGGAATGTACCACATATTGATTCAGAGATTTAAACTGGAGTATTTTCGCCGAATTCCAGCTGTTGGTTATTCGTGTGTTGTATTCGGGTGGCTGACAATTCTTGCTGTTAAGCAGCCTTCCTCCAAGTTGGATATCTTTCGATTCTTTTTGCTTCCAATCAGTTTCGCACCGTTTGAGTCGCTTGTTTTTACTTCGATTATTGACCCTCGGGCAGGTTTCCTTGGCCATTTATCAGGAATTGTGATTGGATATGCTATAGCATCGGGTTTGATTCATGGTATGAACAATTACTGGGCACTCTCCTTGTTGGGTTGGATCATACTTGTCTTCATCTTGAGCTTGAAGACATCTGGTGCTGTTGACTTCAACTTCCTTGAGATCGAATCCGTGACTGATCCATCCTTATCGTCGGTACGGTTTTTGGGATCAGACAAAAATCACTACCTTAACTACCATTTGTAG
- the LOC112736788 gene encoding uncharacterized protein yields MLSHKLMNPSLSYIHTKKQYTSKTVRKRGLLVLGFLKRTSLTLNSQTHSLISHIATSRLASLSVSLESRLLHTRRRLVAGVETPAFQRLVVFHGLLVAGDRSNSSGLRRSSSSGFGSSSSLSRRGPWTVGIIGQAPNLSDEDIVADFEITPWNSKDALKKGSGGWKKVVAAFGEEIFLENGEVNRPMLGQIVFSNPDKCQFLNRLWAPHISSGIFWEVVKLGLKGYKVIVFDVPLLFEAKMDKFTKPIIVVWIDLETQRKRLMGRDK; encoded by the exons ATGCTCTCTCATAAACTGATGAACCCTAGTCTCTCGTACATTCATACTAAAAAACAATACACATCTAAAACAGTAAGAAAAAGGGGGCTTCTAGTTCTGGGTTTTCTCAAAAGAACGTCTCTCACTCTCAATTCTCAGACTCACTCTCTCATCTCTCACATTGCCACTAGCCGACTAGCGTCTCTCTCGGTCTCACTCGAATCTCGTCTCCTTCACACTCGCCGGCGTCTCGTCGCCGGCGTAGAGACGCCGGCGTTTCAACGTCTCGTGGTCTTCCATGGGCTCCTTGTCGCCGGAGACAGAAGCAACTCGTCGGGTCTTCGTCGATCGTCATCTTCTGGTTTTGGGTCCTCGTCGTCCCTGAGTCGCCGTGGACCGTGGACCGTTG GCATTATTGGTCAAGCTCCAAATTTGTCTGATGAAGATATAGTAGCGGACTTTGAGATCACCCCTTGGAATTCAAAGGATGCTTTGAAGAAAGGTAGCGGTGGATGGAAAAAAGTTGTTGCAGCTTTTGGGGAGGAAATCTTCCTTGAAAATGGAGAAGTCAATAGACCCATGCTTGGCCAGATTGTTTTTTCCAATCCTGATAAGTGCCAATTTCTCAATCG ATTATGGGCTCCCCATATATCCTCTggaatcttttgggaagttgtGAAGCTGGGGCTGAAGGGATACAAGGTTATTGTTTTTGATGTCCCCTTGTTGTTCGAGGCTAAGATGGACAAGTTCACAAAGCCAATTATAGTTGTGTGGATTGATCTTGAAACACAGAGAAAGAGACTCATGGGGAGAGACAAATAA